One part of the Truepera radiovictrix DSM 17093 genome encodes these proteins:
- a CDS encoding zinc ribbon domain-containing protein: MLDKLNQVQLRDLDLDALREERERTPEELLALRERKERLQGELARTQEKAGALRREVSQSELEIRSLDERRKGASRAALEASSPKEASQYQNQELQFATRLQELEEDTLPLIERLEALDAEVARLQGELDALEPELEASTRAEEARVSALEAKITALTEEREALAASVDAPLLRQYEGVRRAKRGVGLVEVVDAQRCGGCNVRLPIHVVQKARSARGVTRCPSCGRILWVKAA; the protein is encoded by the coding sequence ATGCTCGACAAGCTTAACCAGGTTCAGCTCCGCGATTTGGACCTCGACGCGCTGCGCGAGGAGCGTGAGCGGACGCCAGAGGAGCTGCTCGCGCTGCGCGAACGCAAAGAGCGGTTACAGGGTGAGCTCGCGCGGACGCAGGAGAAAGCTGGGGCGCTCCGGCGCGAGGTGAGCCAGAGCGAGCTCGAGATCCGCTCCCTCGACGAGCGCCGCAAGGGCGCCTCGCGCGCCGCGCTCGAGGCCAGCTCGCCCAAGGAGGCGTCGCAGTACCAGAACCAGGAGCTGCAGTTCGCGACCCGCTTGCAGGAGCTCGAGGAGGACACGCTGCCTCTGATTGAACGCCTAGAGGCGCTCGACGCCGAGGTCGCGCGGCTGCAGGGCGAGCTCGACGCCCTCGAGCCCGAGCTGGAGGCGAGCACGCGGGCCGAGGAGGCACGGGTGAGCGCCCTTGAAGCGAAGATCACCGCGCTGACCGAAGAGCGCGAGGCGCTCGCGGCGTCGGTCGACGCGCCCTTGCTGAGGCAGTACGAAGGGGTGCGCCGCGCCAAACGCGGGGTCGGGCTGGTGGAGGTCGTCGACGCGCAGCGCTGCGGTGGCTGCAACGTGCGCCTCCCCATCCACGTGGTGCAAAAGGCGCGGAGCGCGCGCGGCGTCACGCGCTGCCCGAGCTGCGGGCGCATCCTGTGGGTGAAAGCGGCGTAA
- a CDS encoding substrate-binding domain-containing protein: MKRFLAALLTVGGVALAQEEITIAMIPKLVGIDYFNATQQGAQEAAQELGVRLIYQGPTEARADRQVELIENFITAQVDVISVAANDPEALAPALQRAMDAGITVITWDADANARDIFVNQATAQGIGEALLESMVDQIGPDGQAAIITSDLTAPNQNAWIAAMEAKIASDYPEFRIIDTRAPGEDQQRAFQATQDVLNANPEVEGIFALSSVAFPGAADAVAQAGRSGEVAVVGLSTPTQMRPFVENGTVRDVILWNPIDLGYLSVYAAVAAATGEVAAGDTIDAGRLGSYTVTEDDISLQILLGDPFIFDASNIADFNF, translated from the coding sequence ATGAAACGTTTTCTCGCTGCTCTGCTCACCGTTGGTGGCGTCGCGCTGGCGCAAGAAGAGATCACCATCGCCATGATCCCCAAACTCGTCGGCATCGACTACTTTAACGCCACCCAGCAGGGCGCTCAGGAGGCGGCACAAGAGCTCGGTGTGCGGCTCATCTATCAGGGGCCGACCGAGGCGCGCGCCGACCGTCAGGTCGAGCTGATCGAGAACTTTATCACCGCCCAAGTCGACGTCATCTCGGTCGCCGCGAACGATCCCGAGGCGCTCGCCCCGGCGCTGCAACGGGCGATGGACGCGGGCATCACCGTCATTACCTGGGACGCCGACGCGAACGCGCGCGACATCTTCGTCAACCAGGCGACCGCGCAGGGCATCGGCGAGGCGCTTTTGGAATCCATGGTCGACCAGATCGGCCCGGACGGCCAAGCAGCGATCATCACGAGCGACCTCACGGCGCCCAACCAGAACGCCTGGATCGCCGCCATGGAGGCGAAAATCGCCTCGGACTATCCGGAGTTTCGGATCATTGATACGCGCGCCCCCGGCGAAGACCAGCAGCGCGCCTTTCAGGCGACACAAGACGTCCTTAACGCCAACCCGGAGGTCGAGGGGATCTTCGCCCTCTCGTCGGTGGCCTTCCCCGGCGCCGCCGACGCGGTCGCGCAAGCGGGCCGCTCGGGCGAGGTCGCCGTGGTAGGGCTCTCGACCCCGACGCAGATGCGGCCCTTCGTCGAAAACGGCACGGTGCGCGACGTCATCCTCTGGAACCCCATCGATCTGGGCTACTTATCGGTCTACGCCGCCGTCGCCGCCGCTACCGGCGAGGTCGCTGCGGGCGACACGATCGACGCCGGCCGCCTCGGCAGCTACACCGTTACAGAGGACGACATTAGCCTGCAGATCCTGCTCGGCGACCCCTTCATCTTCGACGCGAGCAACATCGCCGACTTCAACTTCTAA